A portion of the Pseudoalteromonas galatheae genome contains these proteins:
- a CDS encoding cytochrome ubiquinol oxidase subunit I — protein sequence MLDTLLLSRIQFAANISFHILFPTITIALAWFLAFFKLKYDLTGHPVWLRAYRFWVKIFALSFALGVVSGITMSFQFGTNWPGFMEKVGNIAGPLLGYEVLTAFFMEATFLGIMLFGMKRVPPKIHTLATFLVAIGTTLSAFWILSLNSWMQTPTGFELRDGIVYPTDWFEVIFNPSFGYRFFHMLLASALTASFLIAGVSAYRMLKNDEKHAPKKALTVALTVAALLTPIQAFVGDLHGLNTLKHQPQKIAAMEGVWETEKGAPLLLFAIPNEEEKRNDFAIGIPNMASFILTHDVNGEIKGLNEFKGEHPPVKPVFFGFRIMVGMGMLMILVAFVTRFTLWKKGELPKWQLKALVAMTFSGWIATLAGWYVTEIGRQPYIVSGVLRVEDAVTTIASENVLFTLVGYLTIYAILLYAYIRTLFHTASKSVEVEEYDMKEFAEEVTRV from the coding sequence ATGCTTGATACGTTGTTATTGTCGCGAATACAGTTTGCGGCAAATATTAGTTTTCACATTCTCTTTCCCACAATAACCATCGCATTAGCTTGGTTTCTGGCGTTTTTTAAACTCAAGTATGACTTGACTGGCCACCCCGTTTGGTTGCGGGCCTATCGCTTTTGGGTCAAAATTTTTGCGTTATCTTTTGCCCTTGGAGTGGTTAGCGGCATTACTATGTCTTTCCAGTTCGGTACAAATTGGCCTGGATTTATGGAAAAAGTCGGCAATATTGCTGGTCCTTTACTAGGTTACGAAGTACTGACCGCATTTTTTATGGAAGCAACATTTCTGGGGATAATGCTGTTTGGAATGAAGCGTGTGCCACCTAAAATACATACTTTAGCTACTTTCCTTGTAGCCATTGGTACAACACTTTCAGCATTTTGGATCTTGTCTTTGAACAGTTGGATGCAAACCCCGACAGGCTTTGAGCTCAGAGACGGAATTGTGTACCCTACTGACTGGTTTGAAGTTATTTTCAACCCTTCATTCGGATATCGTTTCTTCCATATGTTACTGGCCAGTGCACTTACTGCTTCGTTCTTGATAGCCGGTGTCAGTGCATATCGAATGCTCAAAAATGATGAAAAACATGCACCTAAAAAAGCGCTAACAGTGGCTTTGACGGTCGCAGCGCTTCTTACTCCAATACAGGCTTTTGTCGGCGATTTACACGGCCTAAATACGCTAAAACATCAACCACAAAAAATTGCGGCAATGGAAGGAGTATGGGAAACAGAAAAAGGAGCACCGCTCTTACTCTTTGCGATTCCTAACGAGGAAGAAAAGCGCAATGATTTTGCGATAGGCATTCCTAATATGGCTAGCTTTATTCTTACCCACGACGTTAATGGTGAAATTAAAGGGCTTAACGAATTCAAAGGTGAACACCCACCAGTTAAGCCCGTCTTTTTCGGCTTTAGAATTATGGTTGGTATGGGAATGCTGATGATTTTGGTCGCGTTTGTTACCCGGTTTACGCTGTGGAAAAAAGGTGAGTTACCCAAGTGGCAACTAAAGGCTCTTGTAGCTATGACCTTTTCTGGCTGGATAGCAACTCTAGCGGGATGGTATGTCACCGAAATTGGCCGTCAGCCTTACATTGTTAGTGGAGTTTTGAGAGTTGAAGATGCTGTAACTACAATTGCCTCGGAAAACGTACTATTTACGCTGGTTGGCTATCTAACGATATACGCAATCTTATTGTACGCTTACATTCGCACTTTATTCCACACTGCCAGCAAGTCTGTAGAGGTGGAAGAATATGACATGAAGGAATTCGCTGAGGAGGTGACTCGTGTTTAA
- a CDS encoding cytochrome d ubiquinol oxidase subunit II → MFNPEYLSLIYAGLMALAVLVYAILDGYDLGVGMMIPLDDKETADTMIASIGPFWDANETWLVLAVGLAFIAFPQAHSMILQALYIPVVFLLFGLIMRGVAFDFRAKARVKRQRRWDKVFKFGSLLTSFAQGYMLGLYVIGFDNTPLAHAFAIFSGIGVVCAYGLIGSAWLIMKCEGKLQQDAISWCKKFARVAFVGVLLVSIINPVINEWIYERWFDLPMALVVMPAPIICLSLFVILELVLQKLPKSPNSGAWLPFLISAFIFVLCFFGLVYSFYPFVVPGKLTIFEAVADASALTFLLYGVVIVVPTLIAYTLFSYRVFWGKVQPLSYY, encoded by the coding sequence GTGTTTAATCCGGAATATCTATCCCTCATCTACGCAGGTTTGATGGCACTTGCTGTGCTTGTTTATGCAATATTAGATGGCTATGACCTTGGCGTTGGCATGATGATCCCACTGGATGATAAAGAAACAGCAGATACTATGATTGCCTCAATTGGTCCATTTTGGGATGCTAATGAAACTTGGCTAGTTTTGGCAGTAGGCCTTGCATTTATCGCATTTCCTCAAGCCCATAGCATGATTTTGCAGGCGCTTTACATTCCTGTTGTTTTCTTATTATTTGGCTTAATTATGCGTGGTGTTGCTTTTGATTTCAGAGCAAAAGCGCGAGTTAAACGCCAAAGACGGTGGGACAAAGTGTTTAAATTCGGGTCGTTACTTACTTCGTTTGCACAAGGATACATGCTGGGACTTTATGTCATAGGCTTTGATAATACACCGCTTGCTCATGCATTTGCAATCTTTAGCGGGATCGGTGTTGTTTGCGCGTATGGCTTGATTGGTTCAGCGTGGTTGATTATGAAGTGTGAAGGGAAACTACAGCAAGATGCAATCAGTTGGTGCAAAAAATTTGCGAGAGTTGCTTTTGTTGGTGTGTTGCTTGTTTCTATCATCAATCCAGTTATTAATGAATGGATCTACGAGCGGTGGTTTGACCTACCTATGGCTTTGGTAGTAATGCCTGCCCCAATCATCTGCTTGTCGCTTTTTGTAATCTTAGAGCTTGTGTTACAAAAGTTGCCAAAGTCACCTAATAGTGGTGCTTGGCTGCCATTCCTCATATCAGCGTTTATTTTTGTACTTTGTTTCTTCGGCTTAGTCTATAGTTTTTACCCGTTTGTGGTACCAGGCAAGCTGACCATCTTTGAAGCGGTTGCTGACGCATCAGCTCTCACCTTCTTATTATATGGCGTAGTGATTGTGGTGCCGACCTTAATTGCATACACGTTATTTTCGTACCGAGTCTTTTGGGGCAAGGTTCAACCCTTGTCCTACTATTGA